The DNA window AGCTCAGCGCTTTCCAACGCCCTCCTAACCGCGATAGCGATCAGTTCCTGACCACTGCACTCAGTGTTCCTGGACTTGTGATGCGTCTGACCGAAGCCGACGACCCCCACTCTTCGAATCATTGCCATTGCCTCAATGGTCTCTTTCTCAAGAGGGGAGCCACCCCCTCATTTCGCCAGCACGAACACACAATGCCCCTGTCCACAGGCGCCCTCAATGCCGTGCGCCAGAGCTACCTTCGCCCCATCGACCTGCCTAGCTCCCGCCTCACCCCTGAGCTGCAAGACCGCCTCGGCGATTCGTGCCAAACCTGCTACCTGCACTGCATGCGCCGACAGCACCCCGCCTGATGGGTTTACTGGCAGGTTGCCCTTCATCTCAGTCACGCCCCTGTCTATCATGGCCCCGGCCTCACCCTGGCGACAAAGACCTAGCCCCTCCATCCACATCAGCTCCATGTAAGAGAAGGCGTCATAGAGCTCCGCGACGTCTATGTCCTTCATCGGATCGTTGACCCCCGCCATATCATAGGCGCGCTTGGCGGCCGCCTCCAGCGCGGCGGTGTCGGCCAGGTCGCGGTCACCTAGATGATAGGCATCAGCGCAGTGGCCAACCCCCTTTATCCAGACGGATTTCCTGCCCTTCTTCTTTGCCATCGACTCATCCGCCATCACTATCGCGCAGGCGCCGTCGGACATGGGGGAAGCATCCAGCAGCTTTATCGGGTCTGCCAGAACCCTGGACCTGAGCACGTGCTCGACGCTTATGTCGAGCGGTAGATGCGCGTAGGGATTATTCCTGGCGTTTCCGTGGTTCTTGACGGAAACCCTGGCGCACTGCTCCTCCGTCACGCCGAACTTCGACATATAGCGCCGCATCTGCAGTGCCGATGAGTTGATGGCATCGAGCCCCAGCATGCGCTCGTAGACCGGATCGAACATGGCATTGGTGATCACGGACGGAATCCCCTCTGAGGTCTTGCTCTGGGCCACAACCAGCGTCACCCGATGATGCCCTGAGAGAATCCGCATGAGTCCCATCAGCGCGCCGTAGGTGCCGTCACCCTCGACGTTTGTTGTCGGTACTCTGTGAGATCCAGTAGCTTCCGTGATCGCCATGGAGGAGATGGTGCGGCCATCCCAGAAGTCGTTGCAGACCGTAATGGTGTTGTCTATGTCATCGATCGAAAGACCCGCATCTTCCAGGGCATTGCAGGTGACTTCATAGGCCAGTTCGGCATGAGATGCCGGGTTGTACCGCTGATACTTCGTTTGAGCTAACCCTATGATGGCCACTCTGTCCACAGTACTTCTCCGTCAACGAAAGGCCTGCGTGCAGGCACCGGTCATGTTTCTAGGGGTCTGAAGTATTCGATGTCAAGGTAGTTGCCTTGCCGCTTCTCGCGAAACACTGCCTGCATCCTCATCCCGACCGTGATTTCGCCTAGGTCCACTCCACCAAGCAGATGCACCAAGCCAGTGTCGGCACCATCGAGCTTGACTATGCCCATGGCAAAGGGTGGCCTCTGCGGCTGAATGCTCGGCACAGCGTATCGAGTCACCGTGAAGGTCATCAAGGTGCCGATGCTGCTGACCTCCACCCACTCATCCATCATGCGATAGCACCGCGGGCACGTTTCTCTGGGCGGCAGATACACCAAGGAACACTGGGGGCATCTCGTGCCCCAGATTCTGCGGTTGTCCTTCA is part of the Chloroflexota bacterium genome and encodes:
- a CDS encoding Zn-ribbon domain-containing OB-fold protein → MAVTSEELGDTGTLMYPSRIKLPYKWHAGKAGSRFYQELKDNRRIWGTRCPQCSLVYLPPRETCPRCYRMMDEWVEVSSIGTLMTFTVTRYAVPSIQPQRPPFAMGIVKLDGADTGLVHLLGGVDLGEITVGMRMQAVFREKRQGNYLDIEYFRPLET
- a CDS encoding thiolase family protein produces the protein MDRVAIIGLAQTKYQRYNPASHAELAYEVTCNALEDAGLSIDDIDNTITVCNDFWDGRTISSMAITEATGSHRVPTTNVEGDGTYGALMGLMRILSGHHRVTLVVAQSKTSEGIPSVITNAMFDPVYERMLGLDAINSSALQMRRYMSKFGVTEEQCARVSVKNHGNARNNPYAHLPLDISVEHVLRSRVLADPIKLLDASPMSDGACAIVMADESMAKKKGRKSVWIKGVGHCADAYHLGDRDLADTAALEAAAKRAYDMAGVNDPMKDIDVAELYDAFSYMELMWMEGLGLCRQGEAGAMIDRGVTEMKGNLPVNPSGGVLSAHAVQVAGLARIAEAVLQLRGEAGARQVDGAKVALAHGIEGACGQGHCVFVLAK